One part of the Bacteroidia bacterium genome encodes these proteins:
- a CDS encoding SDR family NAD(P)-dependent oxidoreductase, translating to MKKQAIVTGGTRGIGKEICRQLLEKNYHVLFIGRDKQAGAEIEQEFQQAFPDLNANYLYGDLGSIASCKKLAADLQSQFEKIDLLINNAGIWPTQLSTNPDGLEIAFMVNHLAPLILTEALLPNIQKAENARIVNVNAGLYPKGKVSVEETPYGKDFHKIKTYCNTKLCNILATLEIAEKLEGSGTTINALHPGVIKTGLGDFGGFMGLLLNFVKRFWKSPSQGAEAPVWLATAAEINGVNGKYYDEKKLEEITGQATDAEIRKSMWNKSLELAGIDWK from the coding sequence ATGAAAAAACAAGCCATTGTAACTGGAGGAACCAGAGGAATTGGCAAGGAAATTTGCAGGCAACTCCTGGAGAAAAACTACCATGTGCTCTTCATTGGAAGAGATAAACAAGCAGGAGCCGAAATAGAACAAGAGTTCCAACAAGCCTTCCCTGATCTAAATGCAAATTATCTCTATGGCGATCTAGGCAGCATTGCCTCTTGCAAAAAACTGGCCGCCGACCTTCAATCTCAGTTCGAAAAAATTGACCTCCTGATCAACAATGCCGGAATATGGCCTACCCAGCTTAGCACCAATCCTGATGGACTTGAAATAGCCTTTATGGTCAACCATCTTGCCCCACTCATCCTCACAGAAGCTTTGCTTCCCAATATTCAGAAAGCAGAAAACGCTAGAATTGTCAATGTAAATGCCGGCCTCTACCCCAAAGGAAAAGTTTCTGTAGAGGAAACCCCTTATGGCAAGGATTTTCACAAGATCAAGACCTATTGCAATACCAAACTTTGCAACATACTGGCAACCTTGGAGATAGCGGAGAAACTGGAAGGAAGTGGAACCACCATCAATGCTTTGCATCCCGGTGTCATAAAAACAGGACTCGGAGATTTTGGAGGATTTATGGGACTCTTATTGAACTTCGTAAAGCGTTTCTGGAAAAGTCCTTCTCAGGGGGCAGAAGCTCCCGTATGGCTAGCAACAGCAGCGGAAATAAATGGAGTAAATGGAAAATATTATGATGAAAAAAAGCTGGAGGAAATTACCGGCCAGGCGACCGATGCTGAAATAAGAAAAAGTATGTGGAACAAAAGTCTCGAATTGGCAGGAATAGATTGGAAGTAA
- a CDS encoding cyclic nucleotide-binding domain-containing protein yields MKAFLSQIYKVEDDIFEAYISHWKAFELPKKTIMTAPGETERFMYYVKEGIQKSYYLSGNKQHVIAFAYAPSFSGIPESFFTQTPSRYYLETITDSTFLRIPYDKHQELMQKYRPIETLFRKATEIFLTGVIQRQHELMAFDLETRFKTFVKRSPHLLNMVSQKDLASYLRMDATNFSKLMNSIHI; encoded by the coding sequence ATGAAAGCCTTTCTTTCTCAGATATACAAAGTAGAAGATGACATATTCGAGGCATACATTTCTCACTGGAAAGCTTTCGAATTACCCAAAAAGACCATCATGACTGCTCCGGGAGAGACCGAGCGCTTCATGTATTATGTAAAAGAAGGAATCCAGAAATCCTATTACCTCAGTGGAAATAAACAGCATGTGATCGCTTTCGCCTATGCTCCTTCTTTTAGCGGAATCCCCGAATCTTTCTTTACCCAAACTCCTTCTCGCTATTACCTGGAAACGATCACGGATAGTACATTTCTTCGCATTCCCTATGACAAACATCAGGAACTCATGCAGAAGTACCGCCCCATAGAAACCCTTTTTAGAAAAGCTACAGAAATCTTCCTCACAGGTGTCATCCAACGCCAACATGAACTCATGGCTTTTGACCTCGAAACCCGCTTCAAAACTTTCGTCAAAAGAAGTCCCCATCTGCTCAATATGGTTTCCCAAAAAGACCTTGCCTCCTACCTACGTATGGACGCTACCAATTTCAGCAAATTGATGAACAGCATTCACATTTAA
- a CDS encoding DinB family protein: MNQLKWFDRKFNFEHTQNILPSVMERLRLTPLGLAATIERVPQEVLVQKAEGKWSILENIGHLLDLESIWQGRLEDILAGKKYLREADLSNTKTHEAQHNLKDAEVLLEAFRESRTKTVMELEKLDETDVFKSALHPRLQQPMRTQDLFLFVAEHDVHHLAEITYLKRSLRS, from the coding sequence ATGAATCAGCTTAAGTGGTTTGACAGGAAATTTAATTTTGAGCATACGCAAAATATCCTTCCTTCGGTCATGGAAAGATTGAGATTGACCCCATTAGGCCTGGCCGCTACCATAGAAAGAGTGCCACAGGAAGTACTGGTTCAAAAAGCGGAAGGCAAATGGTCCATCCTGGAAAACATCGGACACTTGTTGGATTTGGAAAGCATTTGGCAAGGAAGATTGGAAGATATCTTAGCGGGCAAAAAGTACCTGCGTGAAGCAGATCTTTCCAATACCAAAACCCATGAAGCCCAACACAATCTCAAGGATGCTGAGGTACTGTTAGAAGCATTTAGAGAAAGTCGAACAAAGACCGTGATGGAGCTAGAGAAATTGGATGAAACAGATGTTTTCAAATCCGCCCTTCATCCCCGTCTGCAACAGCCCATGCGAACCCAGGATTTATTCCTCTTTGTCGCAGAGCATGATGTTCACCATCTGGCAGAAATCACCTATCTAAAACGGAGCTTGCGTTCCTAA
- a CDS encoding S41 family peptidase, which produces MRNLLLLTFILLFPLSIHAQSLSSQDSIQLVFEKIFENLEADYLFRKQVDWRKWKTDIYPKALQANSLEDALSYSTQLFDSIGCNHCMIFSSNGFFQSSLNKNLQQEDFSRNFLLKYEKEPGFETKIIQDSYGYVLIPGMLLLDADRDSLDRVAQHMYNEILALSEGREIKGWIIDLRFNIGGNVYPMLAALYHLLGDAVAYTELDENSKLIQKNHLEAGAFYTAEKELVKVNPAELPDLKTPIAIITGKLTGSAGEDVAIAFKGRENTLFLGEESYGFLTGNEMVEISYDAKMAFTTCFIADKYHVYRETVKPDNLIEKGDNFDQLEEDANVIRALQYFNSWEKD; this is translated from the coding sequence ATGCGAAACCTATTATTGCTAACTTTTATTCTCCTCTTCCCTCTATCCATTCATGCCCAAAGCCTCTCTTCTCAGGATAGCATTCAGCTAGTATTTGAGAAAATTTTTGAGAATCTCGAAGCAGATTACCTGTTCAGGAAACAGGTAGATTGGCGAAAATGGAAAACAGATATTTATCCAAAGGCCCTTCAGGCAAACAGTCTTGAGGATGCGCTTAGCTACAGTACGCAATTATTTGACAGCATCGGATGCAATCATTGCATGATATTTTCCAGCAATGGTTTTTTCCAAAGCAGCTTGAATAAAAACTTGCAACAGGAAGATTTTAGCCGAAATTTTCTATTAAAATATGAGAAAGAACCCGGCTTCGAAACAAAGATCATCCAGGATTCCTATGGCTATGTCCTCATCCCGGGTATGCTACTTCTGGATGCGGATAGAGATTCTCTGGATCGGGTCGCCCAACATATGTATAATGAGATTCTAGCATTGAGTGAAGGTAGAGAAATCAAGGGCTGGATCATCGATCTTCGTTTCAACATTGGGGGAAATGTCTATCCCATGCTCGCAGCCCTCTATCACCTCCTGGGGGATGCAGTAGCCTATACGGAACTGGATGAGAACAGTAAATTGATTCAAAAGAATCATTTAGAGGCCGGTGCATTTTATACCGCCGAAAAAGAATTGGTCAAAGTGAATCCTGCCGAGCTCCCGGATCTCAAAACTCCGATTGCAATTATTACAGGTAAACTCACCGGAAGTGCGGGAGAGGATGTCGCCATTGCGTTTAAAGGCAGAGAAAACACCCTTTTTCTAGGCGAAGAAAGCTATGGCTTTTTAACGGGAAATGAGATGGTAGAAATCTCTTATGATGCAAAAATGGCCTTTACCACCTGCTTTATAGCGGATAAATACCATGTGTACAGAGAGACCGTCAAACCAGACAATCTTATCGAAAAAGGAGATAATTTCGATCAACTTGAAGAAGACGCAAATGTGATTCGCGCCCTGCAATATTTTAATTCATGGGAAAAAGACTGA
- a CDS encoding VanZ family protein — MNIFTSDKEKKLWRRVFLVLAAIYLSLGFAGSLVNWLEDKGLLTTGFILAFGLVSAAVLGSVIKRKLGGVEIWLLLGIIGVYTFLIVRLGISPIERTHLFEYGLLAILIKEALTERNVQLPNSPSPWLGAFILTTLFGALDEGIQYFFPDRVFDLRDILFNTLAAFMALVAHFILLWGKEKFSARNSA, encoded by the coding sequence ATGAACATCTTTACTTCTGATAAAGAGAAAAAACTATGGAGGAGGGTATTCCTTGTCCTGGCAGCCATTTATCTCAGCCTGGGATTTGCAGGCAGTCTTGTCAATTGGTTGGAGGACAAAGGTTTGCTGACTACCGGATTCATACTTGCTTTTGGACTGGTCTCTGCTGCAGTTCTTGGAAGTGTTATCAAACGTAAGTTGGGAGGGGTAGAAATCTGGCTCTTATTGGGAATCATAGGTGTCTATACTTTCCTGATCGTTCGTTTGGGAATCAGTCCCATTGAGCGCACGCATTTATTTGAGTACGGATTATTGGCCATACTGATAAAAGAAGCACTGACAGAAAGAAACGTCCAGCTTCCCAATAGTCCCTCTCCCTGGCTGGGAGCCTTTATACTCACCACACTCTTCGGGGCCCTGGATGAAGGAATACAATACTTCTTTCCCGATCGGGTATTTGACCTGAGAGATATCCTCTTCAATACCCTGGCAGCTTTTATGGCCTTAGTCGCACATTTTATCCTACTTTGGGGGAAAGAAAAGTTTTCAGCAAGGAATTCAGCTTAG
- a CDS encoding metallophosphoesterase — MKNILSILLLYLPFSLLAQNSQTHGWVFEDKNRNGIRDTGEAGIAGVSISDQHKVVQTNAQGFFRIESSLDFPYLFISMPEGYSGKFYYPKASEQNFPLTKTEKQDHFFFIHASDTHIDSANLPRMLHFRKMAEELNPAFIIITGDLVRDALRVDEKIASAYYEMYVEEIEKFSMPVFSGVGNHEIFGIERDKSLVSQKHPLYGKGMYRHYLGPNYYSFNYGGLHFISIDGVDYQNLYYFGGVDSVQLDWLENDLSFVEESKGVITFNHIPFVSPGFSFQNFDSHLFYGPVLLKQKGKLEHRHIVYNYEEVKKRIGDRPFPFALSGHYHAVQEGNIFTYPTTFAQTSAISGPDSFPFQGHVVKSGFTLYEVKEGKIIRSEFIPLNLP, encoded by the coding sequence ATGAAAAACATCCTCTCGATTCTCCTCCTGTATTTACCCTTTTCCTTATTGGCACAAAATTCTCAAACCCACGGATGGGTCTTTGAGGATAAAAACAGAAATGGAATTCGGGATACAGGTGAGGCAGGTATTGCCGGAGTAAGCATTTCCGACCAGCATAAGGTAGTACAAACAAATGCACAGGGATTTTTTCGCATAGAAAGCAGCCTCGATTTCCCCTACCTCTTTATCAGCATGCCTGAGGGATACAGCGGGAAATTCTATTATCCAAAAGCCTCAGAGCAAAACTTCCCCCTGACAAAAACGGAAAAGCAAGACCATTTTTTCTTTATCCATGCTTCAGACACCCATATAGATTCTGCCAATTTGCCTCGTATGCTCCACTTCCGAAAGATGGCAGAGGAATTGAATCCTGCTTTCATCATAATTACCGGTGATTTGGTTAGGGACGCCTTGCGGGTGGATGAAAAAATAGCCAGCGCCTATTATGAGATGTATGTAGAGGAAATTGAAAAATTTTCCATGCCTGTGTTCAGTGGAGTGGGAAATCATGAAATTTTCGGGATAGAGCGAGACAAATCCCTGGTAAGTCAAAAACATCCTTTATATGGAAAAGGCATGTATCGACATTACCTTGGCCCCAATTACTACTCCTTCAATTATGGTGGGTTGCATTTCATTTCTATAGATGGTGTAGACTACCAGAATCTTTATTATTTCGGAGGTGTAGATTCGGTTCAGCTGGATTGGTTGGAAAATGATTTGAGTTTTGTAGAGGAAAGCAAAGGTGTCATTACTTTCAACCATATTCCTTTTGTCTCTCCGGGATTTTCCTTTCAGAATTTTGATTCCCATCTTTTTTACGGCCCGGTCCTTCTCAAACAGAAGGGGAAACTGGAACACCGGCATATTGTCTACAATTATGAAGAGGTAAAAAAACGAATCGGTGATCGCCCATTTCCCTTTGCATTGTCTGGGCATTATCATGCCGTTCAGGAAGGAAATATTTTCACCTATCCCACAACTTTTGCCCAAACTTCAGCCATTTCCGGGCCAGACAGCTTCCCTTTTCAGGGACATGTGGTTAAGTCAGGCTTTACATTATATGAGGTAAAAGAAGGAAAGATTATCAGGAGCGAATTTATTCCCCTGAATTTGCCCTAG
- a CDS encoding DUF1801 domain-containing protein has product MQFDKDLASEHRELFLAARELLLSFEGVVETKKPRITTYSNQKGGICHMRTMSYGKDFGFLKGARMEDKYGSLTGKGKSIRVLPQKGSLEEEKIRYYLEQAIRINSQKKAK; this is encoded by the coding sequence ATGCAATTTGACAAGGACCTCGCTTCCGAACATCGCGAGCTTTTTTTAGCAGCCCGCGAACTTTTACTTTCTTTTGAGGGAGTAGTAGAAACCAAAAAGCCACGCATCACTACCTACTCCAATCAAAAAGGAGGCATTTGCCATATGAGGACCATGTCCTATGGAAAAGATTTCGGATTTCTGAAAGGCGCTCGTATGGAAGATAAGTATGGCAGTCTGACAGGCAAAGGAAAATCCATCCGTGTACTCCCTCAAAAAGGAAGCCTTGAGGAAGAGAAAATTCGATATTATTTGGAGCAGGCTATCAGGATAAACTCTCAGAAAAAGGCCAAATAA
- a CDS encoding SBBP repeat-containing protein produces the protein MRPICIFLILFTTIILETSGQNLVWAHSFGDEDNDLSSFVTTDKLGNVYITGRFKGTVDFDPGPDTHMVSADPTIGSAFVQKLDAEGNLCWVRILYSTLYRYPTYRVFVDDSLNVFTCGSRWILSTTLQKLNPEGEIVWTKILPATYSIFGDMDMDKEGNIYLSGSYSDCIILDTQNWIENPCSNGRMDNFIWKLDKSGDHLWIRSFGGYEDDNSYAMTVDPFGNVYSSGYIQGRVDMDPGSGSYFLGNGNSGNAYIQKLNKHGQFLWAKAIKYLPLSLESDLRGNLFVGGFFSGKTDFHPGPDTTFLSAVGYEDMFLQKLSPKGDLIWAERMGGGLDDRVYGLSVDALGNSYISGNFYKISPDSTYPFIYHQDILVQKRNPNGNLLWEFELSGKTNNNGYGINADQNGYVYITGEITDTVDFDPSPGSVNLSASNHSNIFIAKYSDRQIVGVEELVASPLEVYPNPANGLLTVSHKENRPLEAFRFYQIDGKILLEEKITSPIFQLNVSAFIPGVYVLQIEDDIGNLINEKIQIQKRF, from the coding sequence ATGAGACCTATCTGCATTTTCTTGATTCTGTTCACCACTATCATCCTTGAAACCTCAGGGCAAAACCTTGTTTGGGCTCACTCTTTTGGTGATGAAGATAATGACCTGTCCAGTTTTGTAACAACTGATAAGCTAGGAAATGTGTATATCACCGGTAGGTTTAAGGGAACCGTTGATTTTGATCCGGGACCTGATACTCATATGGTAAGTGCTGACCCTACTATAGGAAGTGCATTTGTTCAAAAACTAGATGCTGAAGGGAATTTGTGTTGGGTACGTATATTGTACAGCACTTTGTATAGATATCCAACTTATAGAGTTTTTGTTGATGATTCTTTGAATGTTTTTACCTGTGGGTCTCGCTGGATTTTATCTACGACATTGCAAAAACTGAACCCTGAAGGGGAGATTGTTTGGACTAAAATTCTTCCCGCGACATATTCAATATTTGGAGATATGGATATGGACAAAGAAGGCAACATTTACCTTAGCGGATCATATTCTGATTGTATAATCCTTGACACTCAAAACTGGATTGAGAATCCTTGTTCAAATGGACGTATGGATAATTTTATATGGAAACTTGATAAAAGTGGCGATCATCTTTGGATCAGGTCTTTCGGCGGTTATGAAGATGATAATAGTTATGCGATGACAGTAGATCCATTTGGGAACGTGTATAGTTCAGGATATATCCAAGGAAGGGTAGATATGGATCCTGGCTCTGGAAGCTATTTTTTGGGGAATGGTAATTCAGGAAATGCCTATATCCAGAAATTAAATAAGCACGGGCAATTTCTTTGGGCAAAAGCAATCAAATATCTTCCATTAAGTCTGGAATCGGATTTAAGAGGGAACCTATTTGTAGGGGGTTTTTTCTCAGGCAAAACAGATTTTCATCCAGGGCCCGATACTACTTTTTTAAGTGCAGTAGGATATGAAGATATGTTTCTGCAGAAATTAAGCCCTAAGGGAGATTTGATTTGGGCAGAGCGAATGGGAGGTGGACTTGATGACAGAGTATATGGCCTTTCTGTCGATGCATTGGGGAATTCTTATATTTCCGGGAATTTTTACAAGATATCCCCGGATTCTACCTATCCATTTATTTATCACCAGGACATTCTGGTGCAGAAAAGAAATCCAAATGGGAATCTATTGTGGGAATTTGAGCTTTCCGGAAAAACTAACAATAATGGCTACGGTATTAATGCAGACCAAAATGGATATGTCTATATAACTGGAGAAATCACTGATACAGTAGATTTTGATCCTTCTCCTGGAAGCGTTAACCTTTCTGCAAGTAACCATTCAAACATTTTTATCGCCAAATACTCAGACAGACAGATTGTCGGAGTTGAGGAGCTAGTAGCTTCTCCTCTTGAAGTTTATCCCAATCCTGCTAATGGTTTACTTACTGTTTCTCACAAAGAGAATCGACCTTTGGAGGCTTTTCGCTTTTATCAGATAGACGGAAAAATCTTATTGGAAGAGAAAATCACATCACCTATATTTCAATTAAATGTGAGTGCATTTATACCAGGGGTTTATGTGCTGCAGATTGAGGATGATATAGGCAATCTAATCAATGAGAAAATCCAGATTCAAAAAAGATTCTAG
- a CDS encoding Crp/Fnr family transcriptional regulator, which produces MEKELLAFMSQYVELDAREEEIFLSSLNFQHFKKGSFLLKKGEIAQHCFFVVKGCVRKYYVMGGEEKTTAFYTEYQPINPISLMTQEPSSYYLACTEDCILSVGDQEKTDELFREVPKFDLLAREFSSQMMVEQEIMFDDYHNLDPEMRYVKLMDKRPDLLQRVPQYQLASYLGIKPESLSRIRKRIREREQVA; this is translated from the coding sequence ATGGAAAAGGAACTTTTAGCCTTTATGAGCCAGTACGTCGAACTGGATGCTCGTGAAGAGGAAATCTTTCTCTCAAGTCTCAATTTCCAGCACTTCAAAAAAGGGAGCTTTTTGCTTAAAAAAGGAGAAATAGCCCAGCACTGCTTTTTTGTTGTCAAGGGCTGTGTCAGGAAGTATTACGTCATGGGAGGTGAAGAAAAGACCACCGCCTTTTATACAGAGTACCAACCCATCAATCCCATCAGCCTCATGACCCAGGAACCTTCCTCCTACTATTTGGCTTGTACGGAAGATTGCATTTTGTCTGTGGGAGATCAGGAGAAAACCGACGAACTTTTCCGCGAAGTTCCCAAGTTTGATTTGCTCGCCCGGGAGTTCAGTAGCCAGATGATGGTCGAACAGGAAATCATGTTTGATGATTACCACAACCTCGATCCGGAAATGCGCTATGTAAAACTCATGGACAAACGGCCGGACCTCCTTCAAAGAGTCCCCCAATACCAGCTTGCCAGCTATTTGGGCATCAAGCCGGAATCCCTAAGTCGTATCAGAAAAAGGATACGTGAAAGAGAGCAAGTGGCATAA